From a single Sorghum bicolor cultivar BTx623 chromosome 5, Sorghum_bicolor_NCBIv3, whole genome shotgun sequence genomic region:
- the LOC8076343 gene encoding putative disease resistance RPP13-like protein 3 codes for MEFATGALGTLLPKLGQLLQDEYNLQKGVKKDIQFVRKELESMHAALRDVGEVPQEQLKEVIRIWARDVRELSYDMEDIVDTFLVRVQGSEPPSKRSVKRFVKKMTSIVSNAKTRHDIGQEIKDIKERVKDVAERRDRYKVDAITPTKTAVDPRITALYTKAASLVGIDEPREELISMLTKEDVGESSVGQRIVSIVGFGGLGKTTLAKAVYDKIKQQYNCTAFISVSRDPDIIKILKDLLYELDKNEYMGIHNAALGQQHLTDLVQEFLKNKRYLIVIDDIWHTKPWEMIRCALPENCRKSGVLTTTRIIDVAEHVGGCYRMKLLTQDSSKILFYGRIFGSIDKCPPQFSDVSEKVLKKCGGVPLAIVTISSLLANKSRNINEWYDVCDAVGAGVGNNPGMDDMRKILLLSYYDLTPQLKTCILYLSIFPEDYEINKFRLIFRWIAEGFVHQGDGRQSLHEIGQSYFNELLNRSLIQPTDMDDDEMNPFSCQVHDMVLDLICSLSRDECFAATLNGDCKEITSSLGSKARRLSIYNTTWPTINMSTLRSLTICSYALINSMPPLSSFYLLRVLDLEDCNLSDHSSIEFVGKLLHMRYLSLAGTGYAGDIPREIGKLLFLQSFKFDGTDIKVLPLSFFGLRQLMSLYVGHNTRLPTTSGLRNLSSLEMLWINVDSAYVAEQLGHLTQLKVLGVVLIKDKEGRCDKSMCSLPWQTAQNPKSRSSNPR; via the exons ATGGAGTTTGCGACTGGGGCACTGGGCACCCTGCTTCCCAAGCTAGGACAGCTGCTCCAAGATGAGTACAACCTTCAGAAGGGAGTGAAGAAAGACATCCAGTTCGTCAGGAAAGAGCTGGAGAGTATGCATGCCGCCCTCCGCGATGTCGGAGAGGTGCCACAGGAGCAGCTCAAAGAAGTAATTAGGATCTGGGCTCGGGATGTTCGGGagctctcctacgacatggaggacaTAGTTGACACCTTCCTGGTGCGTGTCCAGGGCTCCGAGCCTCCCAGCAAAAGGAGTGTGAAAAGGTTCGTCAAGAAGATGACAAGTATTGTGAGCAACGCCAAGACTCGCCATGACATTGGCCAAGAGATCAAGGACATCAAGGAGCGTGTCAAAGACGTGGCCGAGCGACGTGACAG GTACAAGGTTGATGCTATTACTCCTACCAAAACTGCAGTTGACCCTCGCATAACAGCTCTATACACTAAAGCGGCTAGCCTTGTGGGCATTGATGAGCCAAGGGAAGAGCTCATCTCGATGTTGACAAAGGAGGATGTTGGCGAGTCGTCTGTTGGTCAAAGGATAGTCTCTATTGTTGGCTTCGGAGGACTAGGCAAGACAACGCTTGCTAAAGCAGTTTATGACAAGATTAAACAACAATACAATTGCACAGCTTTTATATCAGTGTCTCGTGACCCtgatattataaaaattttgaaGGACTTGCTTTATGAGCTTGATAAGAATGAGTACATGGGCATTCATAATGCTGCATTGGGTCAACAGCATCTTACTGACCTTGTCCAAGAATTTCTCAAAAATAAGAG GTACCTCATTGTTATCGATGATATATGGCATACAAAACCATGGGAGATGATACGGTGCGCGCTACCTGAGAATTGCAGGAAAAGCGGAGTACTCACAACTACCCGCATAATTGATGTTGCTGAGCATGTTGGTGGTTGCTATAGGATGAAACTTCTTACTCAAGATAGCTCTAAAATCTTATTCTATGGACGAATATTTGGCTCTATAGACAAGTGTCCTCCACAATTTTCTGATGTATCTGAAAAAGTTTTGAAGAAATGTGGAGGTGTTCCGTTAGCTATTGTTACCATATCTAGCTTGCTGGCTAATAAGTCAAGAAATATAAATGAGTGGTACGACGTGTGTGATGCAGTTGGTGCCGGAGTGGGAAACAATCCTGGCATGGACGACATGAGGAAGATATTGCTGCTTAGCTATTATGATCTAACTCCTCAACTCAAGACATGCATACTATACCTAAGCATATTTCCTGAAGATTATGAGATTAATAAATTCAGATTGATTTTTAGGTGGATAGCTGAAGGATTTGTCCACCAAGGAGATGGGAGGCAAAGCTTGCATGAGATTGGACAGAGTTACTTCAATGAACTTCTAAATAGAAGCCTGATCCAGCCAACAGACATGGATGACGATGAGATGAATCCTTTTTCTTGCCAGGTTCATGATATGGTGCTAGATCTCATTTGCTCCTTGTCAAGAGATGAATGTTTTGCTGCCACATTAAATGGTGACTGCAAGGaaatcacatcttctttgggaaGCAAGGCTCGGAGGCTCTCTATCTATAATACCACTTGGCCTACTATTAACATGTCAACATTGAGGTCGCTCACTATCTGCAGTTATGCTTTAATTAACAGTATGCCACCCCTTTCAAGCTTTTATCTTCTGCGTGTATTGGATCTTGAAGATTGTAATCTTAGTGATCATTCAAGTATAGAGTTTGTTGGTAAATTACTTCACATGAGGTATCTAAGTCTAGCAGGCACTGGATATGCTGGCGACATCCCAAGAGAGATAGGGAAGCTACTGTTTTTGCAGTCATTTAAGTTCGATGGAACTGACATAAAAGTACTGCCATTGAGTTTCTTCGGGCTGAGACAATTAATGAGCCTTTATGTTGGGCACAATACAAGGCTGCCAACAACAAGTGGGTTGAGAAATCTATCATCTCTGGAGATGCTATGGATTAATGTGGATTCTGCATACGTTGCAGAACAGCTAGGCCATCTAACACAACTGAAGGTGCTAGGGGTTGTGCTCATAAAGGACAAGGAAGGCAGATGCGATAAAAGCATGTGCAGTCTCCCTTGGCAAACTGCACAAAATCCAAAGTCTAGGAGTAGTAATCCCAGATGA
- the LOC8076344 gene encoding putative disease resistance RPP13-like protein 3 codes for MEFATGALGTLLPKLGQLLQDEYNLQKGVKKDIQFVRKELESMHAALRDVGEVPQEQLKEVIRIWARDVRELSYDMEDIVDTFLVRVQGSEPPSKRSVKRFVKKMTSIVSNAKTRHDIGQEIKDIKERVKDVAERRDRYKVDAITPTKTSVDPRITALYTKAASLVGIDKPREELISMLTKEDGGESSVEERIVSIVGFGGLGKTTLAKAVYDKIKQQYNCTAFVSVSRDPDIIKILKDLLYELDRNEYMGIHNTALGQHHLTDLVQEFLKNKRYLIVIDDIWDTKPWEMIRCALPENGKKSGVLTTTRITDVAEHVGGCYRMKLLTQESSKILFYGRIFGSIDKCPPQFSDVSENLLKKCGGVPLAIVTTSSLLANKSRNVNEWQDVCDSIGSGLRNNPGMDSMRKILLLSYYDLTPQLKTCLLYLSIFPEDYQINKLRLIERWIAEGFVQQGDGRQSLHEIGQSYFNELLNRSLIQPADMDEDEMNLFSCRVHDMVLDLICSLSRDESFATTLNGDCKEITSSLESKARRLCIYNTTWPSINMSTLRSLTISSYALINTMPPLSCFYLLRVLDLEGCDLSDHSSIDFVGKLLHLRYLSLSSTGYAGDIPREIGKLLFLQSFWFDGTDIKVLPLSIFGLRQLMSLCVGDSTRLPTTSGLRNLSSLELLQINVDSTYIAEQLGYLTQLRALMVMLIIKDKEGRWDESMCRVLVRSLGKLHKIQSLGVVIPDDVDVDLDGSVDSLRSLSNLGIYGTSRLPTWIDPTSFLLLSLLDIKVGQIRCEDIQVFGMLQALLVLEVKVDGAKQMFERFMVTVDAFPCVTRCKFSGFSTVPSMFPPGAMPRLQRFKFYIRPEDFGGHSEITVDDLALSHLPSLQNVRVRLDGEETLSEELALKVKETLRNEARAHPNHPNIDIRIDEEWIQLCM; via the exons ATGGAGTTTGCGACTGGGGCACTGGGCACCCTGCTTCCCAAGCTAGGACAGCTGCTCCAAGATGAGTACAACCTTCAGAAGGGAGTGAAGAAAGACATCCAGTTCGTCAGGAAAGAGCTGGAGAGTATGCATGCCGCCCTCCGCGATGTCGGAGAGGTGCCACAGGAGCAGCTCAAAGAAGTAATTAGGATCTGGGCTCGGGATGTTCGGGagctctcctacgacatggaggacaTAGTTGACACCTTCCTGGTGCGTGTCCAGGGCTCCGAGCCTCCCAGCAAAAGGAGTGTGAAAAGGTTCGTCAAGAAGATGACAAGTATTGTGAGCAACGCCAAGACTCGCCATGACATTGGCCAAGAGATCAAGGACATCAAGGAGCGTGTCAAAGACGTGGCCGAGCGACGTGACAG GTACAAGGTTGATGCTATTACTCCTACCAAAACCTCAGTCGACCCTCGCATAACAGCTCTGTACACTAAAGCGGCTAGCCTTGTGGGCATTGATAAGCCAAGGGAAGAGCTGATCTCGATGTTGACAAAGGAAGATGGTGGCGAGTCGTCTGTTGAAGAAAGGATAGTCTCTATTGTTGGCTTCGGAGGACTAGGCAAGACAACGCTTGCTAAAGCAGTTTATGACAAGATTAAACAGCAATACAATTGCACGGCTTTTGTGTCGGTGTCTCGTGATCCtgatattataaaaattttgaaGGACTTGCTTTATGAGCTTGATAGAAATGAGTACATGGGCATTCACAACACAGCATTGGGTCAACATCATCTTACTGACCTTGTCCAAGAATTTCTCAAAAATAAGAG GTACCTCATTGTTATTGATGATATATGGGATACAAAACCATGGGAGATGATACGGTGCGCGCTACCTGAGAATGGCAAGAAAAGCGGAGTACTCACAACTACCCGCATAACTGATGTTGCTGAGCATGTTGGTGGTTGCTATAGGATGAAACTTCTTACTCAAGAGAGCTCTAAAATCTTATTCTATGGACGAATATTTGGGTCTATAGACAAGTGTCCTCCACAATTTTCTGATGTATCTGAAAATCTTTTGAAGAAATGTGGAGGTGTCCCATTAGCCATCGTAACCACATCTAGCTTGCTGGCTAATAAGTCAAGAAATGTAAATGAGTGGCAGGATGTGTGTGACTCAATTGGTTCTGGACTAAGAAACAATCCTGGTATGGATAGTATGAGGAAGATATTGCTGCTTAGCTATTATGATCTGACTCCACAATTGAAGACATGCTTACTATATCTAAGTATATTTCCGGAAGATTATCAGATCAATAAGCTGCGGTTGATAGAGAGATGGATAGCCGAAGGATTCGTCCAACAAGGAGATGGGAGGCAAAGCTTGCATGAGATTGGACAGAGTTACTTCAATGAACTTCTAAATAGAAGCCTGATCCAGCCAGCAGACATGGATGAGGATGAAATGAATCTTTTTTCTTGCCGGGTTCATGATATGGTGCTAGATCTCATTTGCTCCTTGTCAAGAGATGAAAGTTTTGCTACCACATTAAATGGTGACTGCAAGGAAATCACTTCTTCTTTGGAAAGCAAGGCTCGGAGGCTCTGTATCTATAATACCACTTGGCCTAGTATTAACATGTCAACATTGAGGTCGCTCACTATCAGCAGTTATGCtttaattaacactatgccaccCCTTTCATGCTTTTATCTTCTGCGAGTATTGGATCTTGAAGGATGCGATCTTAGTGATCATTCAAGTATAGATTTTGTTGGTAAATTACTTCACCTGAGGTATCTAAGTCTATCAAGCACTGGATATGCTGGCGACATCCCAAGAGAGATAGGGAAGCTACTGTTTTTGCAGTCATTTTGGTTCGATGGAACTGACATAAAAGTACTGCCATTGAGTATCTTCGGGCTGAGACAATTAATGAGCCTTTGTGTTGGGGACAGTACAAGGCTGCCAACAACAAGTGGGTTGAGAAATCTATCGTCTCTGGAGCTGTTACAGATTAATGTGGATTCTACATACATTGCAGAACAGCTAGGCTATCTGACACAACTGAGGGCATTGATGGTTATGCTGATCATAAAGGACAAGGAAGGCAGATGGGATGAAAGCATGTGCAGAGTTCTGGTGCGGTCCCTTGGCAAACTGCACAAAATCCAAAGTCTAGGAGTAGTAATCCCAGATGACGTGGATGTTGATCTTGATGGTTCAGTGGACTCCCTGCGCAGCCTATCCAATCTTGGTATTTATGGAACCAGTCGGTTGCCGACATGGATCGATCCCACATCATTTCTCCTCCTATCCTTGCTGGACATAAAGGTGGGTCAGATTAGATGTGAGGACATCCAAGTCTTTGGCATGCTGCAGGCTCTTCTTGTTCTGGAAGTGAAAGTGGATGGCGCCAAACAAATGTTTGAGAGGTTCATGGTTACCGTGGATGCCTTCCCATGTGTGACACGGTGCAAATTCTCTGGGTTTTCAACAGTGCCATCTATGTTCCCACCTGGAGCTATGCCCAGGCTTCAACGTTTTAAATTCTATATCCGACCAGAGGATTTCGGTGGTCATAGTGAAATTACTGTTGATGACCTGGCCCTAAGCCACCTGCCATCCCTTCAGAACGTTCGGGTTCGCCTTGATGGAGAGGAGACATTGAGTGAAGAGTTAGCATTGAAAGTAAAAGAGACACTGAGGAACGAGGCACGTGCCCACCCCAACCATCCTAATATTGATATCCGAATTGATGAGGAGTGGATCCAGTTGTGCAT GTAA